TTGGGAATCTGAGTAACAAATATATGTGGACTTTATATtactttttcaacttttctgtaagtctgaaattgtttaaatctttaaaagtCAATTTGATGAAACTTCCAGGAATGCTTTTTTCAGAACAGAAGAactagaaattatttcttttgtgtcaaaattaaaaaaaaaaaactttcaatgttttatattagaagaaataaacatTCTGATTCAATAAAGTTACcttcttacaataaaatatttatttttatttagtatatttattGCTGTTATAACTTGTGCAAAGATTAATTAAACTTATGTTGCATCAAGGTTATCCATAAATTTCTCACTTGGCATTATAAGTTTGTGAAGTAAAATGAGAACTGAACTGAAAATCAGAAGACCCGGATTCTACTTGTGGTTCTTTGATTAACTAAAGAAATTTCTGAATCCAGGTGCTTAGCCTGTAAACCAGACCCTGGGATGAAAAGTGAAGTAACTGGAGAGAAGAGCTGGATGACATTTTGATGTTCATTAGAGGAAACTGTCAGGGAAAAATTCAAAGAGATTTTCTAAACCATTGTAACTTTAcaagtgattattattttttagtattgCCATCTGTTTCTTTGTAGTGACAAGTGCTGACATGCTTAAAACAGAAGTGTGCGTGCGTGCACATGTGCATGTTAAAAGACAGAAGAGTGGAGGTTGTGAAGCATATGGCTGTTTCAGCACTTCCCTGCCAAAAAGAGAAGGCCAGGAAAGAAAACATGGACATTGAAGATAGGAGTGACTCTTATGTGTCTCGGTtaacagaacatttaaaattacaacagCCTTGCTGTAATGGATAGTTATCACCTGTTTCGATGTTTATATTAGAGAGATAAAGGGAAATAAAgccattatttacattttatcttttaatgtgTGACATGTTTAATATTACAATCCAATTATTACTTATCTGGAAGGAACATCAGTGTtacaaagacttcttgaaattGAATTAGTGtctattttatttctagataGAGTCACTGACTACCTGATTGCTTGTGAGGTACACTTATGGTTAACTCATCTTAGAGACTGTTATATAGCACATCACAAGTCACCGGCCACCAATGTGCCTTCACTGGAGCTCATTTAATATCTTTTAATAACTCACTGCATGCTCAGTGTGATGGCTTATAGTTTCCACTTGGAGAGCTGATGTTCAATCGCCTGCGTTGATAGGAATTGAAGGTAAGAGAAGGAAGATAATCATTCCATCATGAAGTACTATTTGAGCTCTAAATAAGCTTGCTTTCTATCtcccttattctttctttctttctttcttccctctacCCTGcgtccccctccttccctccttccttcctttcttccttccctcctccctttcttccctccttccctccttccttccttccttccttccttcctttctttctttctttctttctttctttctttctttctttctttctttctttctctctctctctttctttcttttctttctttcctccctccacaCTGCgtccccctccttccttcctttcttccctcctttcttccttcctttcttccctccttttttccttccttcttccttcctttcttccctccttccttcctttcttctttctttctttctttctttctttctttctttctttctttctttctttctttctttccttcctctttctctctctctgtctctctctctctccccctcccttccttccttcctccctccctccttccatctttctttttgtCTGCTTCTTTACAAAAAGGACTTAATATAGCTTAAAAGAAAAGGCAGACAACTtggaagtaaaatataaaaggaaacagaaaacaaaatcaggaaaagagaaacaagaatacATTCATTATAAAATGTAACATTATTTCCATAAGCAAAATTTACCTACTTTTTCCCAGCATTATGGAACACAGagattagaagaagaaaaataaactatatagGCTGTATTacgagaaaaaaagaaatgtgctttTTCTCAGGTGTACAAATTTATTATTGTTACCTGGATTTCAATGGAAATTCTAACATGGGCTTTCTATGACAGACATAGAAATACATCtacattcctttttaaattaaattaaattaaaataaatttttttttaggaaaaaatgtaCACATAGCTCTCCAGGGATTTAATAATACAAGGAAAATATATAGATTCCAAAGGAATCTGTATGCTAGAAAAATCCTGAAGTCGCACAAGACTGAATACTAGAAGGATTACCTTAAACAGTACTTAAGTTACTTTGAGTTTTAATATTGATTGGCAGAAAACTAAAGATTATAATCTGTAGTAAAGTaggattttctgatttcttttctttcattctccccttcttttatatatatatatatatatatatttatttatatatatgcactTTTAACTGGGACTATGATAGGAGAAAGCaaatgtgttctcttaactctTTCAAAGGtttaaagaacaaagaaatgtTTGAGGTGAAGGTGTGTGTCCATGGTGTTAACAGAATCCTTACCACAAAAGAATTGAGCCCAtgtgggttgcagtgagctactgTTGCACCACTGTGATCCAgactgggttacagagcaagaccctgacaaaaaagaaaggaaggaaggaaggaaggaaggaaggaaggaaggaaggaaggaaggaagaaggaaggaaggaaggaaggaaggaagaaggaaggaaggaaggaaggaaggaaggaaggaaggaaggaaggaaggaaggaagggagaaagaaaggaaggaaggaaggaaggaaggaaggaaggaaggaaggaaggaaggaagggagaaagaaaggaaggaaggaaggaagccaaggaaggaaggaaggaaggagggaaggaaggaaaagaaagaaagcgaaagaagaaagaaagagagagagagagaaagaaagaaagaaagagaaagaaagaaagaaagaaagaaagaaagaaagaaagaaagaaagaaagaaagaaaaagaaagagagagagagagaaagaaagaaagatgtgcAATGTCTGCTAAATTactctattaaatatatttaattctaggctgggcttagtggctcatgcctgtaatcccagtactttggaaggccgaggcgggcagatcatttgaagccaggagtttgagacggtgaaaccccggccctactaaaaatacaaaaattagccgggtgtggtcccccgctactcaggaagatgaggcaggagaatcgcttgagcccaggaggcggaggttgcagtgagccaagatcacacaactgcactccagcctggagtgcggtaGTTACACATTATTTCTTATTCCTATCTTTAAGCCctccaaaagtaaaaaataataataataataattctaaagtATAGGGAAATATACCAACaggcatatattttaaaacaacgaGGTTGAGTAGTAGATTGATTCAGAGTACATTTCATTTCAACATGCCTTGGCGGCAGTAGATGGGAAATATCCTTAGGGAATGGAGaatcaaactttaaaatgtaatcaaaatCTTAAATCCGGCAAAGCTTTAAATTGTCTCATTTATTTCCCAGAGCAAAGCTTTTCTTGGGAAATACATTCCTCAGGGCTGATTTTACATCCTTATTCCTAAGGCTATAGATTAGTGGATTCAACATTGGGGTTACCAGATTATTCAATATCTGAATTATGGCACCAAGCAAGGCACTGGGATTGGGTTGTAGATAGTTAACGATGACTGGCCCATAAGCACAAAGGATTGCAGTGAGGTGGGCGCTGCAGGTGGAGAAGGCTCGCTGCCTGCCCCCTGCTGAGCGGATTTTTGATATGGAAATCCCAATGCAAGTATAGGAAACAAGGATGAGAAAAAAGCAAATGAGAGCCAAAAGACCAACATTTGTAAAACCTACCCTCTGGGCTAAGGATGTGTCCTTACAGGCTAGCGGTAACACTGCAGGAATATCACAGAAGTAATAGCCCACCTTGTCAGAACCACAGTAAGGTAACTGGAAGGTGAGGGAGGTTAGGATGGTGGCATGGACACAGCCACTCATCCAGGTCCCTGTGGCCAATGTAAAGCACACCCTGTGGTTCATAATGACCATGTATCTCAAAGGAAAACATATGGCAACAAAGCGGTCACAGGCCATCACTGTGTAGAGGAAACACTCTGTACAGCCTAGGAAATGGTAGAAGAAAAGCTGGGACACGCAGCCCGCATATGAGATAGCACGGCTGTTCCCCGAAAGGCCGAGCAGCATCTTGGGAATAGTTGTCGAAGAGAAACCCAGGTCAAAGATGGAGAGGTTTCCcaagaaaaaatacataggaGTGTGAAGCCGAGTGGAGGAGACGATAGCTGTAAGGATAAGCACATTTCCCAAGAGGGTGCAGAAATAAAAGGAGGAGAACAGGAATAAAAGGGCTGTCTCTAGGCCCTCTGTCTCGGGGATTCCCAGAAGGATGAATTCAGTCACCATTGTGTGATTTCTCATTCCTAGGGAGGAATCAACTCTTGGGTGtctgtgaaaagaaatatgtggttaaatttaaaatgcatgtaaATTACCTGTGTTTAGatcaatgaaatggaaaagaagtAAGAGGTCTAGATAGTCACAGAGGAATGCTTCCTGGTAGAATCAtcttgatctgcctgctttgCTCAGTACTGGATATCATTCTGCAGtggtttcttttcctgtttgtaactttttattttcacagaTTTAAGAGGTACAAGCgcatttttgttacatggatatattttgttacatggatatattgccaAGTACTGAAGTCTGGGTTTATAGCACACCCTTCACCCAAATGGTGTACATCGCACCCGATAGGTAATTTTTCTTCCCtcaccaccccctcccacccaaATCAACTTTTAGAGTTATTCCACTCTGTACGTCCACATgtgcccattgtttagctcccacttataagtgagaagactGCAGTGCAGTTTCTAATTGCAGATGCCTCTCATTTAATAATTTCACCAAGAAGCCTTGCACGACTAGTCTCGTAGCTGCCATTCTTCATATTTACCATTAAATAGCATAAATTATACATGCTCTAAAAGGACAAATGTAAATACTTAATGTCTTTATAACAAACAAGGTCTCATCCAAATTTCGTATATTCATCTAAAACAATTTGCTTACAGTAACTCTCCAAAAGTTATTTATAATTCCGTAAGACGTACACAAAATGTAGAGTAACTTTCCCTCATTGTCTCCCTGGCCATGAGGGTCAACAGTGAGAAATTATTCAAAAGAAGGATCTCAGATAGCTCTTAATGAACAGCAAATTACAATCACAAGTTCCTTATCCTCTGCAGTCACCTGAATTCAGTGCACATGAGTAACCGATAGACTTCATTTCTGTCTCCAAAGTCTGTAACTGTCTAACCAGACCCAAGTTAAGCCACATGCTAAATTTGTGGCAGCAGAAGGTACAGGGGTAGCAGTAGTAAAGACTCCTTTCCTTTCCCAGtttcctactttaaaaaaagcgaatatatttttctacttgttttaatttttttcggCAGTGAGATCTACAGATTATAGATCAACTCATATATTCTGTTACCTAGGAtgattccctttctctctctctctctctttttttcctggagattgtgaagggagaaagagagtgaaAGCCAAGATAAAAAGTGAAGGACAAAACGTGTGCACTTACGTGGGAAACAGGGAACATAATTGTCTGCTGCTTGTGAGTGttgtccttcctttccttccccagcAGAAGGAAGAAGTTTGTGCCGAAATCCCAATCAGCCTAGAGTCTACAAGTAGGTGATTTGAATTGCTTTACTTTTCAACCACTTTCAAATAGAATGCCACAAATCTAAATATGCATCAGCTGCCTTACAGTAATTTCCTGTCTAACTCTAGGAACTGCAATCATTCCTCAATACAGCACATTTTAAATAACCTTGGTCTTCCCTGGGGTATTAATCCCTCAACTCAGGGAACTTTTTGAGCAAGGGAGCAATTAACTACTTGGTATAATTACACCTTAGAAATgaatgagagaagagaagagagaaagggagagagaaagagagagagcctgATTAGTATCATTTCCTTTGTAAAATATACTTCTgtggaagaatatttttaaacattcctttgacacatatatcacacatatttattgtgtgtttttatatttactgtGTTTCATGTGTGCAtacttttttaataaataaattatacctTATTTTCCTACCTAGTATTGACAGAATTGACTATTGTGAGCAACAGTAACTGGGGTAGCTTAGAGAACTAAAGAAACTAATGGAAAACTAGGCCCAGGAAGGGTGGGAAGTAGGGCAGATGGAGGGACCTTAGCTGTTAGAATTCATGGAGCAGCCTCAGGGCATCGCCATCAGCTGGTTCCGCCTCAGCTACCTT
Above is a genomic segment from Chlorocebus sabaeus isolate Y175 chromosome 1, mChlSab1.0.hap1, whole genome shotgun sequence containing:
- the LOC103248718 gene encoding putative olfactory receptor 10D4 — encoded protein: MRNHTMVTEFILLGIPETEGLETALLFLFSSFYFCTLLGNVLILTAIVSSTRLHTPMYFFLGNLSIFDLGFSSTTIPKMLLGLSGNSRAISYAGCVSQLFFYHFLGCTECFLYTVMACDRFVAICFPLRYMVIMNHRVCFTLATGTWMSGCVHATILTSLTFQLPYCGSDKVGYYFCDIPAVLPLACKDTSLAQRVGFTNVGLLALICFFLILVSYTCIGISISKIRSAGGRQRAFSTCSAHLTAILCAYGPVIVNYLQPNPSALLGAIIQILNNLVTPMLNPLIYSLRNKDVKSALRNVFPKKSFALGNK